A DNA window from Aphelocoma coerulescens isolate FSJ_1873_10779 chromosome 7, UR_Acoe_1.0, whole genome shotgun sequence contains the following coding sequences:
- the ASB18 gene encoding ankyrin repeat and SOCS box protein 18, with product METMNCKSLAVPPARTCTPGSTGMSELPGAGTGKLRISSKLDPEHPLAARAPTARFYTALVTGDLRSLQVLTERYHHDVNLVFEISKNELQWQVKSQASIGLSGLWALEERRELSTPLCLAARHGHPDCLHHLLRHGADPNLAPGGQGPLHEACRAGHSDCVGLLLEYRAEPNLRSNEGTAPLHLCTTPDSLGCARLLLRHGAAVDLPSEAAGDTALHVAARHGLCDHAHLYLRRQARVDTRNAREETALGILCGQAPGMGEDSLQLFRLLSAHGASMDARDESWRSPLHRACGAANAELVRLLLRRGADPNAVDYDGVSPLGWALQGAASHRDLRPHLTIQLLLNHGSQKIWPPAFVKVLKSCAGVPEVIEVLFNSYSQIPVSQEWVKAVPEEVFQQHQPFYESLFGLAGTARCLQHLCRSAIRTNFGSKCHSLIPLLPVPKALRDFLLLEPEGVVL from the exons ATGGAAACAATGAACTGTAAAAGCTTGGCTGTCCCCCCAGCCAGGACGTGCACACCAGGAAGCACTGGAATGAGTGAGTTaccaggagctgggacaggaaAGCTGAGGATTTCCTCCAAATTGGATCCGGAGCATCCCTTAGCAGCTCGTGCTCCCACCGCCAGGTTTTACACAGCCCTGGTCACGGGAGACCTGAGGAGCCTCCAGGTGCTGACTGAGCGATACCACCACGATGTCAACCTGGTCTTTGAGATCAGTAAAAACGAGCTGCAGTGGCAGGTGAAAAGCCAAGCCTCTATTGGACTCTCAG ggctgtgggcgCTGGAGGAGAGGCGGGAGCTGAGCACCCCGCTGTGCCTCGCCGCCCGCCACGGCCACCCCGACTGCCTGCACCACCTCCTGCGCCACGGGGCCGACCCCAACCTGGCCccggggggacagggacccctgCACGAGGCCTGCCGGGCTGGGCACAGCGACTgcgtggggctgctgctggagtaCAGGGCCGAGCCCAACCTGCGGAGCAACGAGGGCACGGCCCCGCTGCACCTCTGCACCACCCCGGACTCCCTGGG GTGTGCCAGGCTCCTGCTGAGACACGGGGCCGCCGTGGATCTGCCGAGCGAGGCCgcaggggacacagccctgCACGTGGCCGCCAGGCACGGCCTCTGCGACCACGCTCACCTCTACCTGCGGCGCCAGGCGCGCGTCGACACCCGCAACGCGCGGGAGGAGACGGCCCTGGGCATCCTCTGCGGGCAGGCCCCGGGCATGGGCGAGGATTCCCTGCAGCTTTTCCGGCTGCTGTCTGCCCACGGCGCCAGCATGGATGCCCGGGATGAGAGCTGGAGGAGCCCCTTGCACCGGGCGTGTGGGGCGGCCAACGCCGAGCTGGTGCGGCTCCTGCTGCGGCGCGGGGCCGACCCCAACGCCGTCGACTACGACGGAGTGTCCCCGCTGGGCTGGGCCCTGCAGGGCGCTGCCTCCCACAGGGATCTGCGTCCCCACCTCACCATCCAGCTGCTGCTCAACCACGGCTCCCAAAAGATATGGCCCCCTGCCTTCGTCAAG GTGCTGAAATCCTGCGCTGGCGTGCCGGAGGTCATTGAAGTCCTCTTCAATTCCTACTCACAAATCCCAGTCTCCCAGGAGTGGGTCAAGGCTGTGCCAGAGGAGGTGTTCCAG cagcaccagcctttCTACGAGTCCCTTTTTGGGCTGGCGGGCACGGCCCGGTGCCTGCAGCACTTGTGCCGCTCCGCCATCCGGACAAATTTTGGGAGCAAATGCCATTCCCTCATCCCTCTGCTGCCCGTGCCCAAGGCTCTCCGTgacttcctgctgctggagcccgaAGGAGTCGTGCTGTGA